One part of the Streptomyces sp. NBC_00286 genome encodes these proteins:
- a CDS encoding ABC transporter substrate-binding protein, which yields MRFRFRTVGALAGALALSLATGCAQGDGTGSSAKNTVTYWLWDANQLPAYEACAKGFEKQNPGLNVRITQMGWDDYWTKLTASFIAGTQPDVFTDHIQKFGQFADLQVLEPLDDLGINDSDYQPGLAANWLGQDGHRYGSPKDWDTVALFYNEKMAQDAGLSAEQLNTLSWNPKDGGTFEKAIAHLTIDKNGKRGDEPGFDKNNVKVYGLASKGGGYADGQTQWSSFAASAGWDYTDKKRWGTEYQYNDKTFQSVIKWYFGLAKKGYMAPLSDWNSQSNEGNVQVAAGKAASSLDGAWMISTYAGFKGMKIRTALTPEGPTGKRATMMNGLADSISKNARNKAGAKKWVKYLASNECQTTVGRYGIVFPATPDGTDAAVAAYEKKGIDVSAFTEPVADKKDFTTFSYPITGYAADVQALMEPAMEDIYGNGKPVSSLDETNDQINLILDQ from the coding sequence ATGCGATTTCGATTCCGTACGGTCGGGGCGCTGGCCGGGGCCCTGGCACTGTCCCTGGCGACCGGTTGTGCCCAGGGCGATGGCACCGGCTCGTCCGCGAAGAACACGGTGACGTACTGGCTGTGGGACGCCAACCAGCTGCCCGCCTACGAGGCCTGCGCCAAGGGCTTCGAGAAGCAGAACCCCGGACTGAACGTCCGGATCACTCAGATGGGCTGGGACGACTACTGGACCAAGCTCACCGCGAGCTTCATCGCGGGCACCCAGCCCGACGTCTTCACCGACCACATCCAGAAGTTCGGCCAGTTCGCCGACCTGCAGGTGCTGGAGCCGCTCGACGACCTCGGCATCAACGACTCCGACTACCAGCCGGGTCTGGCCGCCAACTGGCTCGGCCAGGACGGCCACCGCTACGGCTCCCCGAAGGACTGGGACACCGTCGCCCTCTTCTACAACGAGAAGATGGCGCAGGACGCCGGCCTCAGCGCCGAGCAGCTCAACACCCTGTCCTGGAACCCGAAGGACGGCGGCACCTTCGAGAAGGCCATCGCCCACCTCACGATCGACAAGAACGGCAAACGGGGCGACGAGCCCGGCTTCGACAAGAACAACGTCAAGGTGTACGGCCTGGCGTCCAAGGGCGGTGGCTACGCCGACGGCCAGACCCAGTGGAGCAGCTTCGCCGCCTCCGCGGGCTGGGACTACACCGACAAGAAGCGGTGGGGCACCGAGTACCAGTACAACGACAAGACCTTCCAGTCGGTCATCAAGTGGTACTTCGGCCTGGCGAAGAAGGGCTACATGGCACCCCTGTCCGACTGGAACTCCCAGTCCAACGAGGGCAACGTCCAGGTGGCCGCGGGCAAGGCGGCGTCCTCGCTGGACGGGGCGTGGATGATCTCGACGTACGCCGGCTTCAAGGGCATGAAGATCCGCACCGCCCTCACGCCCGAGGGTCCCACCGGCAAGCGCGCCACGATGATGAACGGCCTCGCCGACTCCATCAGCAAGAACGCCCGCAACAAGGCGGGCGCCAAGAAGTGGGTGAAGTACCTGGCGTCGAACGAGTGCCAGACGACGGTGGGCCGTTACGGCATCGTCTTCCCGGCCACGCCCGACGGCACGGACGCCGCGGTGGCGGCATACGAGAAGAAGGGCATCGACGTCTCGGCGTTCACCGAGCCGGTGGCCGACAAGAAGGACTTCACCACCTTCTCCTACCCGATCACCGGCTATGCGGCGGACGTGCAGGCGCTGATGGAGCCCGCCATGGAGGACATCTACGGCAACGGCAAGCCGGTGAGCAGCCTCGACGAGACCAACGACCAGATCAATCTCATTCTCGACCAGTAA
- a CDS encoding Gfo/Idh/MocA family protein: MTFSLGIVGAGQFSGQFAKLFLAHPGVSDVYITDLLPERAEQLAAAEGLTGTFPSYEAMLESPAVDAVAIFTQRWTHGPLVVQGLNAGKHVYSAVPMAISTEEIAAIIDAVRATGLTYMMGETSQYNPATVHARNQIAEGAFGRLFYAEGDYVHDMDLGFYEAYQYSGGEDWKSTASYPPLLYPTHSVGGVLGAWQTHAVSVSAIGVKDDRGDGVFDQEVSQFGNDFSNATALFEVAGGGSFRTNEFRRVGYPSHIRESRFRFFGTDASMEQLATVALWQDKKGVKDISELLEPKPTMSPDDPSLQHIAPDLRAAFTSGSAPVHDRSRLPREFDHLHNGHEGSHHFLVDDFVTAVNTRTLPSVNAWVAARYTLPGIIAHDSARQGGARLEIPDFGDAPEV, encoded by the coding sequence ATGACGTTCTCCCTCGGCATCGTCGGTGCCGGACAGTTCTCGGGCCAGTTCGCCAAGCTGTTCCTCGCCCACCCCGGCGTAAGCGACGTCTACATCACCGACCTGCTCCCCGAACGGGCCGAGCAGCTCGCCGCGGCCGAAGGCCTGACCGGCACCTTCCCGTCGTACGAGGCGATGCTGGAGTCACCGGCGGTCGACGCCGTCGCGATCTTCACCCAGCGCTGGACGCACGGCCCGCTGGTGGTACAGGGGCTGAACGCCGGCAAGCACGTGTACTCGGCGGTGCCGATGGCGATCAGTACGGAGGAGATCGCGGCGATCATCGATGCCGTACGGGCCACCGGTCTGACGTACATGATGGGCGAGACCAGCCAGTACAACCCAGCGACCGTGCACGCCCGCAACCAGATCGCCGAGGGCGCCTTCGGGCGGCTCTTCTACGCCGAGGGCGACTATGTGCACGACATGGACCTCGGGTTCTACGAGGCCTATCAGTACAGCGGCGGCGAGGACTGGAAGTCCACCGCCAGCTATCCGCCGCTGCTGTACCCGACGCACTCGGTGGGCGGGGTGCTGGGTGCCTGGCAGACGCATGCGGTGAGCGTGTCCGCGATCGGCGTCAAGGACGATCGCGGTGACGGGGTCTTCGACCAGGAGGTCAGCCAGTTCGGCAACGACTTCTCCAACGCGACCGCGCTGTTCGAGGTCGCGGGCGGCGGTTCGTTCCGTACGAACGAGTTCCGGCGGGTGGGCTATCCCTCGCACATCCGGGAGTCGCGGTTCCGGTTCTTCGGTACGGACGCCAGCATGGAGCAGCTCGCCACGGTGGCCTTGTGGCAGGACAAGAAGGGCGTGAAGGACATCAGCGAGCTGCTGGAGCCCAAGCCCACCATGTCTCCTGACGATCCGTCACTCCAGCACATCGCGCCGGACCTCAGGGCCGCCTTCACCTCCGGTTCGGCTCCGGTGCACGACCGCTCGCGGCTGCCGCGGGAGTTCGACCATCTGCACAACGGCCATGAGGGCAGCCACCACTTCCTGGTGGACGACTTCGTGACCGCGGTGAACACGCGCACCCTGCCGTCGGTGAACGCGTGGGTGGCCGCCCGCTACACCCTGCCGGGCATCATCGCGCACGACTCGGCGCGACAGGGCGGGGC
- a CDS encoding ROK family transcriptional regulator, which yields MTTLAASWLPLSPGERAVAIEVLTHGPLSRSELARRLDLSAGSVTRLTKPLIESGLLVEVAEGATLAEVRQGRPSQPLDIVAESRRFVGFKITQDMVYGVVTTLRSDIVARRDRPLAGLDPDEIVDVLRELTDEFARDFPGLAGIGIGLGGRAHDRSVVDESAFLDWHDVPLGRLVEERTGLPVVVENDVAALVEAESWFGAGRGLERFAVLTIGAGIGYALVIGGKRVATAEDGVGYGRFWIVNPNGPLTPDGQRGSAVSLLTIPNIRYQVQAATGQDLSYDEILTLAAAGDPMPSRVIDEAARALGTLVAQIANFAMPQKILLAGEGVGLVDVAAPVIEETIRANRHPRAEPVNLETKVSDFHDWARGAAVLAIQVLVLGGVEA from the coding sequence ATGACCACACTTGCCGCCAGTTGGCTGCCGCTCAGTCCCGGCGAGCGTGCCGTGGCCATCGAGGTACTCACCCACGGCCCGCTGTCGCGCAGCGAACTCGCGCGGCGGCTCGACCTCTCCGCGGGCAGCGTCACCCGGCTGACGAAGCCGCTCATCGAGTCGGGCCTGCTGGTCGAGGTCGCCGAGGGCGCCACGCTCGCCGAGGTGCGCCAGGGCCGCCCCTCCCAACCCCTGGACATCGTCGCCGAATCGCGCAGGTTCGTGGGCTTCAAGATCACGCAGGACATGGTGTACGGCGTCGTCACCACGCTCAGGAGCGACATCGTGGCCCGCCGCGACCGTCCGCTCGCCGGCCTCGACCCGGATGAAATCGTCGACGTACTACGGGAGTTGACGGACGAGTTCGCGCGCGACTTCCCAGGCCTCGCGGGGATCGGGATCGGCCTGGGCGGCCGTGCCCACGACCGGTCCGTCGTCGACGAGTCGGCCTTCCTCGACTGGCACGACGTGCCCCTGGGGCGACTCGTCGAAGAGCGCACCGGGCTGCCCGTCGTCGTCGAGAACGATGTGGCCGCGCTCGTCGAGGCCGAGAGCTGGTTCGGCGCAGGCCGGGGCCTCGAACGGTTCGCGGTCCTCACCATCGGCGCGGGCATCGGGTACGCCCTGGTGATCGGCGGCAAGCGCGTCGCGACCGCGGAGGACGGAGTGGGCTACGGCCGCTTCTGGATCGTGAACCCCAACGGCCCGCTCACCCCTGACGGCCAACGCGGCAGCGCTGTCTCCCTGTTGACGATCCCCAACATCCGCTACCAGGTCCAGGCCGCCACCGGCCAGGACCTGTCGTACGACGAGATCCTCACCCTCGCTGCCGCAGGTGACCCCATGCCCTCCCGCGTCATCGACGAGGCGGCCCGCGCCCTCGGCACCCTTGTCGCGCAGATCGCCAACTTCGCCATGCCCCAGAAGATCCTCCTCGCCGGCGAGGGTGTGGGCCTGGTCGATGTGGCGGCCCCGGTGATCGAGGAGACCATCCGCGCCAACCGCCACCCTCGGGCTGAGCCGGTCAACCTCGAGACCAAGGTGTCCGACTTCCACGACTGGGCACGCGGAGCGGCCGTACTGGCGATCCAGGTGCTGGTGCTCGGGGGCGTCGAAGCGTGA
- a CDS encoding carbohydrate ABC transporter permease, whose protein sequence is MAAVAETTTTVRPERRRPSFGRVVAWTVMIAIVLITLVPFYWILRTALSSNPGLNAQPADPLPVDLTLGGFERALGLQSAEEAVAQGGAGGGLKFWRYLLNSVLVSTLITACQIFFSAMAAYAFARLRWRGRDTVFALFLAGLMVPTIFTLLPNFVLIKELGLVDNLLGIALPTMFMTPFAVFFLRQFFMNIPKEVEEAALLDGAGKVRIFFRVLLPMASTPVMTLAVLTYITSWNDYFWPLMVSYSDSSRVLTVALAIFRAQTPQSGIDWSGLMAATLIAALPMIVLFGFFARRIVSSISFTGLK, encoded by the coding sequence ATGGCTGCCGTGGCAGAAACGACGACGACCGTACGGCCCGAACGGCGCAGGCCCTCCTTCGGGCGGGTCGTGGCCTGGACGGTGATGATCGCGATCGTGCTCATCACCCTGGTGCCGTTCTACTGGATCCTGCGCACCGCCCTCTCCTCCAACCCGGGGCTGAACGCCCAGCCGGCCGATCCGCTGCCGGTCGACCTGACCCTCGGCGGCTTCGAGCGGGCGCTCGGCCTGCAGTCCGCCGAGGAGGCGGTCGCGCAGGGCGGCGCGGGCGGCGGGCTGAAGTTCTGGCGCTATCTGCTCAACTCGGTGTTGGTCTCGACGCTGATCACCGCCTGCCAGATCTTCTTCTCCGCGATGGCCGCCTACGCCTTCGCCCGGCTGCGCTGGCGGGGCCGGGACACGGTGTTCGCCCTGTTCCTGGCCGGGTTGATGGTGCCGACCATCTTCACGCTGCTGCCCAACTTCGTGCTCATCAAGGAACTCGGCCTGGTGGACAACCTGCTGGGCATCGCGCTGCCGACGATGTTCATGACGCCGTTCGCGGTGTTCTTCCTGCGCCAGTTCTTCATGAACATCCCCAAGGAGGTCGAGGAAGCGGCGCTCCTCGACGGTGCCGGCAAGGTGCGCATCTTCTTCCGGGTGCTGTTGCCGATGGCGTCCACGCCGGTCATGACGCTGGCCGTGCTGACGTACATCACCTCGTGGAACGACTACTTCTGGCCGCTGATGGTCTCCTACAGCGACAGTTCGCGCGTGCTGACCGTGGCGCTGGCCATCTTCCGGGCACAGACCCCGCAGTCCGGCATCGACTGGTCGGGGCTCATGGCGGCGACGCTCATCGCGGCCCTGCCGATGATCGTGCTGTTCGGCTTCTTCGCGCGCCGCATCGTCAGCTCCATCAGCTTCACCGGGCTCAAGTGA
- a CDS encoding carbohydrate ABC transporter permease has product MTVASSSPPSRLPLGAAEAVAPVKKAKSRPGGDGALAALFIAPAMLGFLVFLLWPTLRGIWLSFTDFNLLTPAEWVGLDNYVRMVNDPIFWNSLWVTVEYVVLNIGVQTVAALAIAVLLQRLTQSSVLRGIVLAPYLMSNVVAGIVWLWILDTQLGIGNEIIAGLGADRIPFLADETWAIPTIAMINVWRHVGYTALLLFAGLMAIPNDMYEAAKVDGAGEWRMFWRITMPLLRPVLAVVLIMTVIGSFQVFDTVAVTTDGGPANATNVLQLYIYDSAFGRFQFGYASAMSVALLVVLSAITILQYRLTRAGQTDLG; this is encoded by the coding sequence ATGACCGTCGCCTCCAGCAGCCCACCATCCCGACTGCCTCTGGGCGCCGCCGAGGCGGTGGCGCCCGTCAAGAAGGCCAAGTCCCGCCCCGGAGGTGACGGAGCCCTCGCGGCCCTCTTCATCGCCCCGGCCATGCTGGGCTTCCTGGTCTTCCTGCTGTGGCCCACGCTGCGCGGCATCTGGCTGAGCTTCACCGACTTCAACCTGCTGACGCCGGCGGAGTGGGTGGGCCTGGACAACTACGTCCGGATGGTCAACGACCCGATTTTCTGGAACTCGTTGTGGGTCACCGTCGAGTACGTGGTCCTCAACATCGGCGTGCAGACGGTGGCGGCGCTCGCCATCGCCGTACTGCTGCAGCGGCTGACGCAGTCGTCGGTGCTGCGCGGGATCGTGCTCGCGCCGTATCTGATGTCGAACGTCGTCGCGGGCATCGTCTGGCTGTGGATCCTGGACACCCAGCTCGGCATAGGAAACGAGATCATCGCGGGGCTCGGCGCCGATCGCATCCCGTTCCTGGCCGACGAGACCTGGGCGATCCCGACGATCGCCATGATCAACGTCTGGCGGCACGTCGGCTACACCGCGCTGCTGCTGTTCGCGGGGCTCATGGCCATCCCGAACGACATGTACGAGGCCGCCAAGGTGGACGGCGCCGGCGAGTGGCGGATGTTCTGGCGGATCACGATGCCGCTGCTGCGTCCGGTGCTGGCGGTCGTGCTGATCATGACGGTGATCGGTTCGTTCCAGGTGTTCGACACGGTCGCGGTAACGACCGACGGCGGACCGGCCAACGCCACCAATGTGCTCCAGCTCTACATCTACGACTCCGCCTTCGGCCGCTTCCAGTTCGGCTACGCCTCGGCGATGTCCGTGGCCCTGCTCGTTGTACTGAGCGCGATCACCATCCTCCAGTACCGGCTCACCCGGGCCGGCCAGACCGATCTCGGCTGA